The region CGTCAACCGCTAACTGCTGGGCTTGGCACCCCCTACCTTGTGTTTTGTTTGTGGGGTGCCTATGTGCTTGGGTGCGGGGTTGGGGCTGGGGCGCCCTTTGCGGGGGGGGGGGGCCCCCTGCGGGGCCGCCCCCCGACGCCTTCGGCCGGCACAAGCGATACGCCGAAGCGGCGGTCGCTCCGTTGGCGCTCAGGGCGCCGCGGGTGACGGGGAGCCGAGCAGCGGCTCTCCCTCGCGGGCAGCGATCGAGTTGTGCCGGAGCACGTCGACGCGAAAGCCGCGCTCTTCACGTTCGATGTCGCAGAAGTGATCGAGGTCGAACTCGCCCGCGGCGCACTTCTGAGAGCGAGATCTGCGCGGCCCGACGGCGTTGGCCTCCAGCATCTTCGGTAGGCGCCAGAAGGGCCGCATCGGACCGGCGCCGTTCGGAGGCCCGAGATCGTTCAGGTCGCCATGACTTCGCGGGTGTACGACCGCATCTCTCGATCCAGATCCGACCACGTGCGCGGCATTCGAGGTAGTAGGCCTGGGGCGCTCCTCCGCGTTGGCATGCCTCGGGCAGTGAGTGCTAGCCGGCCGCCGCGACGACCTTGTTGCGCTGGACGCCGAGGTCGATGGCTCCGTCGTCGGTGCGGACCCTCGCCTCGACCACGTCCCCCGGCCGCAGGCGCTTCGGGTTGTTGGCGGCCACGCGCCGGAGCAGCGCCTGTCGCCTGGCGGGAGAAACGATCTGGGCGACCAGGGCGAGCGGCTTCGCCGGCGCCTGGAGCGCGCAGCCGCCCGGGGTGCCGGTGGCCAGCAGATCGCCGGCTTCCCAGTCCTGGAGACCCGAGAGCTCGGTGAGGCTGGGGGCGGGTTTGTGGACCATGTCGCTCGCGAGCGAGTTCTGTCGCTCCTCGCCATTCACCGAGAGCTGGAGCCGCAGCTCGTCGAAGCGCGCCAGTTCATCGGCGGAGACGAGGGTCAGGAACGGACCCGCGGGCCCGAAGGTGCGGTAGCTCTTGCCCTTGTAGAACTGCATCTCCGGCAGCTGGACGTCGCGCGCGCTGACGTCGTTCAGAAGCACGAGGCCGCCCACGTAGTCGCCGAGGTTGGCGACACGCACGTCGATCGGTGCGCTCACGTCCTGGGAGAACACGAGGCCGATCTCGACTTCGTAGTCGAGGAACTCGACGTGGGCCGGCGAGACGATATCCGTCGTCGCTGGCGCCAGACAGGACGAGGCTTTGCGGAAGAAGATGTTGAAGGGGCTCGAAGCCGGGTCGATGCCCGACTCGCGCATGTGACTGTGGTAGTTGATCGCCTGGCACAGGAACTGGCGATCCGAGGTGATCGGGCACAGGACTTCGACGTCGGCCAACGCCAGCGTCTCGCCGCTCGTAGCGCCGGCGCGGGCACGCTCGGCGCCCTCGCGCATGAAGGCGCGGGTGGTGGGGTAGTCCCCCTCGAGGGGCGCTACTGCATCGCCGTCCACAATGCCCCAACGGGTCGCGCTGCCCTGCCGATACCGAACGACCTGGGTTGTCATGGGTCCTCCTGAACTTCAGCTGCGCGCGCCGCGCAGGCGCGCGCCGAGCAGGCTCGCCACGTTCTGGATCGCTTTCCAGTTCCAGCGCGCCACCAGGAACGCGGGCGTCGGCGGCGGCCCCCAGTAGTCCTGCAGACCCGCGACGTCGGCGTCGGTGGGAACGTTGTCCTCGTTGACGAGATCCGTATCCGTCCAGTGCTCGTGGATGACGCCCCACGGGCTCGACCAGTAGTCGAAGATCTGTCCACCGAAGCGGTGCCGGCCGATTCCCCAGACGTTCTTGTACTTCTTCTTCTTCAAGTACTCGTGGCCGGCCATCAGATCGTCGAAGTTTCCGACCTCGAACGCGACGTGCTGGACCCGCGCGCCTTCGTCGAGAGCGTACTGGAAGCCGACGACGTGGTGGTCGACGAAGTCCGGACCCCGGTCGAGGTGGGCGAAGCGCATCTGGGTCGTACCGTCGGGCAGGCGCACTTCATCGGCTTTGCGGAGCCCGAGGTGTGCGTGGTACCAGTCGTACACCGAAGCCGGGTCGGCGCTCTCGAGCACCAGATGCCCCAGCCGTCGCACGTGAGACGGCCCCGGACGGACGCTCGGGAGCGGTCCTGCGCGGAGGCGCTTGCCATCCATGTTGAAGGCGTGCGAGGGCGCCGGGTCGATTGCGTCGAGCGCACTCTGGCCGTGGACGACTTCGACGGTCGTTCCCTGTGGGTCGCGCAAGCGGACGACTTGGCCCCCGGCGGGTTCGTCCAGCTTCTCGATCGCGGAAGCGCCGGGGAGCTGGGCGAGCTTCGCGAGGTCGGCCTCTTCGTCGGCTTCGAAGGCGATCGCGTGCACACCGGGCGCCCCCTGGGTGAGGACGTAGCAGTGGGGGTTCGCGTCGGTGCCGCGCAGGTAGACGGCGCCGCCGGCCCGCGCGGCGACCTCGAGCCCGAACTCGAGCAGGAAGGCTTCCGCCTTCCCGAGGTCGGGGGCACCCACGCGCACATAGCTCAGCCGCTTCGCCTTGATGGTCGGTTCAGTCATGTCGGTTCTCCCAGGATGTGGGTGAGCGCGCTTTCGAGCGCCGTTCGCGGCGCGTCGGGAAGGGTGGGGGCTCGCCACGCGACGTGCTGATCGGGACGGATCAGCAGCGCTCCGTTGGAGTCGAGGCCGCACGTCGTGCGCCAGCCGTCGTCGGACCGTTCGTCGTCGGAAAACTGGAAGTCGTTCCCCATCCGAACCAGCCGAATCGGAACGTCGCCGGCCTCGACGATGGCGTCGGCCCAGGCTTCGTGCGCTCCCACGCTCAGCAGGGTCAAGCCGTCGCCCTCGATCAAGTCGAGGGTCGAGCGGCGCTCGCCGGCGACGTCGATCCAGGCGTGGGGCAAGCGCGCCCCCGGGTGTGCCGTCGGCACGTAGTCGCGGGCGGACTCGAGCTTTGGCGGGGTGCCCTCGGGCACGAGCGCTCCCGCACCGTAGATGTAGCCGAGCTGCAGCCCGAGCATGTCGAAGTGCTCGGCCTGTTCCTGCACCGCCACCTCGGCTGCGGCGCGCGTTTGCGGGTCGGCGAGGGCGGCCTCGATGCGCGCACGCGTCGGCTCGGTGTCGGTGCCCAACGCCTGGGGCAGCAGCACCATCTTCAGCGCGTTCTTTAGACTCTGTTGGGTGTTCTCGTGGGCCACGGGCAGGCGCTCGGCGGCGTAGGTGTCGAGGAGCGCGGGCGGGGCCCAACCGTCCTCGACCGCGCAGAGCTTCCAGGCGAGATTGTGCGCGTCCTGGAACCCACTGTTCAAACCCAGGCCTCCCGTCGGGGGGAAGCGGTGGGCCGCATCGCCGGCGAGGAAGATCCGCTCCTTGCGCATGCCGTCGGCGACCTGCGAGCTCATGTGCCAGCTGCCCTTGTGCAGGATCTCGAGCGGGACCTCGCATCCGATGGCGTTCGACACGAGTTCTCGGCAGCGGGCGTCGTCGAAGTCGTCCTCGCTCTCCGCGTCCGGGTCGAAGCCGTGCATGAACACCCACTCGCGGTCGATGTCGTGGGCGATGAAGGCACCGCGGACCTCGGGATCCATCACGAAGTGGAGAACGCCCGGACGATCCCGGACGATCTCGCGCAGATTCGCCCCGAAGTGGATCATCAGGAAGCTCTCGAGGCGCGGCGGGCCCTGCATCTCGATGCCGAGCGACCGACGCACACGGCTGCCGGCACCGTCGGCCGCGATCACGTAGCGGCTGCGGACCTCGTGGCGTTCACCGCTGTCGAGGTCGCGCAGGGTCGAGCTGACCCCGCTCGCATCCTGCCGGCTCTCCTCCCACTGCCAGCCGTAGCGCAGGTCGATGTTCGGCTCCTTGCGGAGCGCCTCGACGAGGATCGGCTCGAAGCGGTGTTGGGAGAGGTTGCGCAGCGGGGTGGGCGTGAACCGCAAGCATTCTTCGCCCTGCCGCTCGAAGGGCAGGTGGCCGATGGACTCTCCGGCGAGACGCGTGACGAAGCGGACGTGGCCCGCGTCCTCTGGTCGTTTGCAAGCCGCCTCGACGGCGGCCATGTCGAGTCCGGCCTGACGACAGATCTCGAAGGTTCGCGCGTTCACCACGTGTGCGGCGGGTGCGGTCTGGGGGCCGGCGCGTCGCTCGGCCACGAAGCACCGGCGCCCTCGATGCGCCAGCAGCAGAGCCTCGATCATGCCGACGGGGCCGGCACCCACGACGAGGAAGGGAACCTCGAATTGTGCCATGACGTCTCCTAGATCAGCCCGGCGTAGCTTCCGCCGTCGAGCTGCAGATTCTGTCCTGAGATGAAGCCGGCCTGAGCGCTGCACAGGAACGCGCATGCGTCGCCGAACTCTTCGGGGCGGCCGAGGCGACCGGCCGCGATCGTGGCCTTCATTGCGTCGTAGGCCTCTTCGAGCGTGATCCCACCGAGCTTCGCGTGCAGCTCGGCCATCCCGCGTTGTCGCGCCGTGTCGATGCGTTCAGGCAGCAGGTTGTTGATCGTGACGTTCGAAGCGGCGACGTCGTGAGCGAGGGCCTTGGACATCGACGTGAGACCGGTGCGTGCGCCGGTGGAGAGCCCCATCGGTGCGCGCGGCGTCTTCACCATCGCCGACGTGATGTTCACGATGCGTCCGAAGCTGCGTTCGCACATGCCTTCGAGCACGGCCCGGATCATCGCGAGCGGTGCGAGCATGTTGGCGTCGAGGGCCGCGAGCCAGGCCTCGCGATCCCAATCGGCGAAGCGGCCGGGCGGTGGGCCGCCGTTGTTGTTCACGAGGATGTCCGGCGCCGGGCAGGCGTCGAGGAGCGCCCGCTGGGTGGTCTCCGCTGCGATGTCGCCGACCACCGTCTCGACCCGGACGCCGTGAGCCGCGCGAATCGCTTCGGCGGTTTCTTTGAGGGTGCCCGCGTCGCGACCGTTCAGCGTGACGTGGACCCCCTCGCGTGCCAGGGCCTCCGCGCAGGCGCGACCCAAGCCGCGGCTCGATGCGCAGACGATGGCCTGGCGGTCTCGAATCCCAAGGTCCATGGGGGGAACTCCTCGTGTGCGCACGTGCTTCGAAGCCCCTTCCGCGGGCTCGGGCAGCCAGTATCCCCATAATTGGGACTATTGTCAATATTGGGAATGGCGTCGTTTTGGCCTAGGCTCTCCCCATGCCCGACACCTCTGGAGCCCGACGCACCCGGGGCCACAAGAAGAAGGAGCGGACGCGCCGCCAGCTGGTGGAGGCGGGACTCCGCGTGCTCGCGTCGAAAGGGCAGGGGCTGACCGTGAGCGACGTCGTGGCCGAGGCCGACGTCTCCAACGGCACCTTCTACAACTACTTCGCCGATCGAGAGGTGCTGCTCGAAGCACTCGCCGAGCACACGGCCCTCTCGTTGGCGGCTGCCGCCGCTCGTGAGCCGATCGAAGACCCGGCCCGTCGTTTCGCCATGGCCACGACGCGCGTGCTGCTCCACGCGCGCGAGGACGAAACCTGGGCCCGGGTGATGCTGCGCCTGCTGGGCCGGCCGGGCTCGGGTATCGAGCTGGCGCGCTATCTGCGCGAAGACCTCGCCGACGGCGCGGCGAGCGGGCGCTTCGATTTCGCGCCGGAGCCGGGTCGCTCGGGAGCCGACGGCGTCTTGCCCGACGACGCGACGCTCGACCAGGTCACCGGGCTGGTGGCGATGACGATCCGCCGCATGGTCGAGGGCCACGCCGCTCCCGACGCCCCGGAGCAGGCCGTGCAACGCGGACTTCGCGCCCTGGGAGTCGATGCCCGCGAGGCCGCCGCGCTGGCGGCGGATGCCGCCGCCGCCGCGCGTCGCACCCACGCCGACTGACAGCCGGGCGCGTCCGTCGGCCAGACGCCGGGTGCTACACCTCTCGGACCCGCTCCCCGCTCGCGAGAGCCGGAGGAACACGAAGAGGTCCGTCCGCGTGCAGTTCAGTCTCTCCACCCAGTTCACGAACACCGCCGACTTCCTCGAGCTGGCGCCCGTCGTCGAGTCCCATGGCTACGGCGAGATGGTGATGGGTGACCACCTCGTCTACCACGAGCAGATCGCGTCGAAGTATCCGTACGGAAAGTCCGACGAGCGCATGTGGCACCGCGAAACCGAGTGGCCCGACGTGTGGGTGGCCTCGGGCATGATGGCGGCGGTCACCAAGACCCTGCTCTTCAGTCAGGCCGTCTACGTCCTTCCCCAGCGCGACCCGGTGCTCGTGGCGAAGGCGGCGGGCACGGCCGCGTTCCTGTCCGGCGGTCGCATGCGCATCGGCGTGGGCCTCGGTTGGACGCGTGAAGAGTTCGAGCTCGTGGGCGTTCCCTTCGAACGGCGCGGTGCCCGCACCGACGAGATGATCGAAGTCATGCGCAAGCTGTGGACCGGAGACACCGTCGAGCACCACGGCGAGTTCTTCGATCTGCCGCCGATGACCATGCGTCCTCCGGTCGAGGGCGGAGTCCCGATCGTCATTGGCGGCATCTCGAAGCCTGCGATGCGTCGCGCGGCGCGCCTGGGCGACGGTTGGGCCCCGGCCTACCTGACGGTCGAGCAGACCCGGGCAGGCCTGGAGGAGATCGCCGCGATGCGCGTCGAGGCCGGGCGCAGCGGTCCCTTCGAGGTCTGCACGGCTTGCGTGGATGCCTTCGACCTCGATGGCTACCGGCGCATGCGCGACGCCGGCGTGACCTTCGCCACCACCGCACCGTGGGTGCTCTACGGAAAACCGCTGATCGACCCGCCGCGCGACGTCGTGTTCGACAGCGTGCGGCGGTTCGCCGACGAGATCATCGCCAAGCTCTGAAGGCGACTCGCCGACCCTCTTAGAGGGTGTTGAAGCCGGGCACGAAGCAACCCGCGGTGGCGCCGCCATCCACGGGAAGGTCGACTCCCGTGCAGTGTCGGCTGGCGTCGCCGGCGAGGAAGGCGATGGCGTCCACGATGCTCTCGATCGGGGCCGAGCCCGGAATGCCCCGGTTCTCGTTGTAGGCCAGCGTCTCGTCGAGGAATCCCATCACCTGGTCCATCCACGGCGCGTACATCTCCGGGTTGCCGCCGGCCGGGCAAACCGTGTTGACGCGAATCCCGTCGCGGCCGAGCTCGAGGGCCGCTGCCTTCGCGAGGCCGCGCAGCCCGAATTTCGAGGCGCAGTACGCGGTCAGGCCGTTCATGGCGGCGAGCGAGTCGATCGAGCCGACGTTGACGATCGAACCCGCGCCCTGCTCCCGCATGGGGGGCGCGACGGCCTGAATGCCGAGGAAGGGTCCGAGAGTGTTGACCTCGAGGAGCCGGCGGAAGTCGTGCTCGGAGGTGCGCTCGATGGCCCCTTGGTGAAGCACGCCCGCGTTGTTCACGAGGATGTCGATGCGCCCGAACTGATCGAGTGTCCGGCGGACGAGCGCGGACCACTGGGTGGCATCCGTCACGTCGTGGCGGACGAAGGACGCATGGCCTCCGAGGCGCGCCGCCGTCGCGGCGCCGGCGTCGTCGCGGACGTCCCCCAACACCACGCGCGCGCCCTCGGCGCAGAAGCGCTCGGCGACGGCCGCGCCGGTGCCGCGGGCCGCACCCGTCACGATCGCCACTTTTCCTTCGAAACCCGTCATGCCCACCTCCTCACTCAGCGCGATCCCCTTCGTATTTGCCGAAGCCTGATCTGGGCGTCGCGAAGCCCGAGACCAACGCGCCATCGTCGCATGCTTCGGCCCAGGGAGCTGCGTCGAGTCGCAAGTTCGCAGCGGTGCGGGGAGTCGCTGTATCGTGAGGCCCGCAAGCGATCGCGAGGAGCCAGGTCGAAGGCATGACGGCATGAGGACGGGGCCGAGCTATCTCGTCGCCGATATCGGCGGCACGAACGCGCGCTTCGCGATCGCTCGGGGGGGACCCGAGGGTGGGTTTTCGCTCGATCACGTACGCCGCTTCAAGAACGAGGAGTTCGCGGAGCTTCGCGACGCGGCACGCGACTACCTCGACAGCTACGACGGCGAACGTCCGCTGCGAGGCTGCATGGCGGCGGCCGCCGTGGTCGGGTCGGGCGTCGTGCAGCTGACGAATGCGAGCTGGAGCTTCCACCCGGACACTCTGGCCCGCGATCTCGGACTCGAATCGCTGCTGGCGGTGAACGACTTTGCGGCTCAGGCGCGCGGTGCCCCGCTGACCGCTCGGGCTGACTTGGTGCCCATCCACGACGCCACGCCCAAGGCCGACGCGCCCTGCGCCGTACTCGGCCCCGGTACGGGGCTCGGGCTCGGACTCCTCGTGCCGAGCGAGACCGGCTGGGTGGTGGTTCCCACCGAAGGTGGCCATGCCGGGTTCGCTCCGCGGACGGAAGAAGAGGCGGGCATCCGCCGGGTGCTCGCCGATGACTTCGACTTCGTCTCCTGGGAGCGACTGCTCTCGGGTGTCGGTCTGGTCCACATCGACCGCGCTCTCGGTCAGCTCGAGGGACGCGTTCCGCGGGAGACGCGACCCGAGGAGATCACCGAGGAGGCGTTGGCCGAGCCGGGCTCGGTGTCCCGGCGCGTGGTGGACGTCTTCTGCGCCGTGCTCGGTTCCTTCGCTGGCGACGTGGCGGTCGTCTCGGGGGCGCTCGGCGGGGTCTACCTCGGGGGCGGGATCCTGCCGCGAATCCGCCCCATTCTCGAAGCCAGCGAGTTCGTCACGCGCTTCGTGCGACACGATCCGATGACGGACTACGCGGCGTCGATCCCGGTGTGGATGATCACCGCGGACACCACGCCCCTGCTCGGCGCCGCGGCCCTCGCTTCCGCGTCGCGGGGCTAGCCGCCGACGGCAGCTGGGCCTAGTCCGAGGGCTCGGTGGAATCGGAAGGCGCGGAGACCTCCGCCTCCAGATCCTCGTCCGCGAGCGCACGGGCCTCCTCGAAGAGGCCGGGAAGCGACTCTCCGAGGGAGGACGCGGGTTCCGGAGTGGCGAACAAGAGCGCGGGCTGGCGTACCGGTGTGTAGTAGTCGGGCCCGAACGAGAAGAAGCCGTCCTCGGTGGCCAGCGTCCAGATCAGATTGAGGCCGAGGAGCACGGCGGCCGTCCCGCCGGCCGCGTACAGGCGGGCTCGGGGACGCAGCCCGGTGGCAAGGCTGATGCTCGCCCAGATCGCCGCGGACAGGGAGAGCGTGCCCAGGATCATCTCGATCCCGTCCTGGAGTGCGGCGCTGCTCGCGTTGTAGCCGAGCCAGCCAGCGACGAAGGTCGTCACCGATTCGACGAGATCGACCCCGATCCAGATCGACAGGTGGGCGAGGAAGTGGGCGCGGTGCCGAATGACACGCCCGACGAGCGCCCAGACCGCGGCGACGATCGCCCAGACGAAGGGCAGCGAGAGTGCCGGCGCCAGCAGGGTTTCGGTTTCGAGCGCTTCGACGCTGCTCCAGTAGGTCTCGACGGCGGTTTCCCCGACGAGCAGCGCGACGAGCGTCGTCACGATGGGAAGGCGTCCGAGCCCCGCGAGCCAGATCTCGGTCCACTCGAGAGGCTGGGCCGGTTCGACCTCGTGGTGCTCATCGAAGACGTGGAGTGTGGTGCGACCGAGGGTGAGGGTGTCCCCCGAAGCGATGTGGCCGTCTCGTGCGGCGGAGCCGGGGTGGCCGAGGCCGTTCGTGGAATCCAGGTCGACGAAGCGCCAGCCCGCGTCGATGCGCTCGAGCCGCAGGTGCCGTGGCGACACGTAGACGTCGTCGACGATCAGATCGTTCTCGAAGGAACGGCCGATGGCGATCGTGCGCGCCGTCGTGCGGAATCGCTCGAGGAGCTGGCCCCCGGCACCCCGCACCTCGACGATCGTCGTGGCGGCTTCCTCTTCGCCGCTCGAGAGCGCGTCGTCGGAGGGCTCTGCTCGGACGCCCAACGGTTCTTCTCCGAGGTTCAACGTCCCGCCGCCTCCAGGAAGCGCTCGAGGAAGCGTTCGATCGACGCGCGGCTCATGCCTGCCAGCGTGAAGTGGCTCATGTACGCGCTGCGCGGGGTATCGACGGATCCGCGAATGAACAGCGCATCGAAGAGCTCCTCGTACTCGCGATAGGCGCGGATGCAGAGGACGGTCTTGTCCGTGTGCCCGCGCTCGTCGGTGATGAAGGATTCGTCACAGACGAAGTCTCCCGCGTCGTCCTCGCCGGCGACGTTGTCGGGACGGAAGCTCTCGAAGACCGACTGGTACTGGGTCTGGAAGCGCGGCGCCTCGAGCTCGTGGGCCTCGAGCCAGATGAACTGGTAGGCGAGCACACCCGTGTTGAAGCCCGAACGGAGAAAGATGCCCTGGTCGCTCGCGCACAAGTTCGAGATCGACTTGTAGAGAGCGTCGGGTTCGCTCGAGCTGCCCCAGCACTTCACGAAGGGCTTGAGCTCGCCGATCGCCCGGGCGCTCGCCATCTCCTCCTCGGGCCACTCTTCGGCGAGCAGGCGCGCCATGAAGCGCTCCTGGTTGGCGAAGAGCTGGTCGCGAATCCGCTCCCGGAAGCTCTCGATCGCGCCCTCGCGGTCTCGCCACTCCCCGATCAATCGTCCCAGAGCCTTGCTGGGCACGAGGAAACTGACCTGATTTCCGGCGGTGGAGACGTTGACTCCGACGACGCGGCCCTGACGGTCGAGTACGGGACCGCCGCTCATCCCCGAGTTGATGGAGCCCGAGAAGTGGATGTGTTCGTAGTAGCTGCCCCGATCGATGCCGTTGTAGGTGCCGGGGACGACGGTGAAGCCGATGTCGAAGGGGTTGCCGAGGGAGTAGATCGTGACGCCCTGCTCGGGAGGCGTCTCGGCCAGTTCGAGCGGCGCCGGCATCGGGTCGTCGGTGCGCAACAGCGCCAGATCGTGCACGACGTCGACGTCGAGCAGGGTGAGCGCGCCCGCCTTTCCGGCCTGGTCCAGGTACTCCAGGCGGTAGCGCTCGGGATAGTCCACGAACTGGGAGATCACGTGGTAGTTCGTGGCGACGAGTCGGTCTTCGGCGACGAGGAAGCCGGTTCCCAGGGACGACTTGTTCTCGGCCTCGCGATCGACGACCCGAACCTGGAAGACCCGGTCCTTGTGGCGGCTGAACAGATCGGCTGCGCCCGGTTCCTCGGCGTGGGTCGCGGCCGCGAACAGGGCCACGAGAGCGGCGCTCCACCACCGAAGGCAGGCTCGACGTCGCTCCCGGCCCCGGTTTCGATGCGGTCGGTCTGCAAAGGGCGGGGAGACCGGCGAAGTGCTTCGGCTCACCCGGGGAGGATAGCTCCAAGCGTGGCCGGGGGATGCCTATCTTCCGCGCGGCAAGCGCTGGACAGCCCCGCGAACGCTGGTCACCCTGGCCCGGCCGCTCGGAACGAGCCGGCCAGACCGCGAGGAGTTCCCATGCCCGTTGCCTCCCGTCCCGGTTGGACCGCCCTGGTGATCGCGTTGGCGGCAGGTGTGCTCGCGGCCCCGATTTGGGCGGACACCCCGGAGCGGGCGCTCCACACCCTGGCGCCGCGGAACCCCTTCGCGGCCGATGGCCCCTACCCGATGTCCCACCACGATCCGGGGCAGACCGACACGACGGTCGTGGCCGGACCGACGAAGGGCAAGCCGCTCACCCGCGCCGACGCGAAGACCGTTCCCGTGTCCTGGTGTTCTGCACCGATCGTCAAGAAGGTGGGCGATCACACGACCGTGATCGCCGGTACGCCGCACGGCCTCGCGAAGATCGACGCGACCGGGGAGAACTTCGCGCTGGTCTCCTTCATGTCCTATCCGGGCTCGGAAGACGCCGTGGTCTCGCACGAGGATCTCGATTGGCATCGACGCAAGATCGACGAGCGCCGGCGCGGGAAGCAGGACTGGCGGCTGCTCTTCCAGTCCGCCTACCTGCTCTATGACCTCGGGCTGCGCGAGCACAACGGCGGATCGGGTGCCTACGGGATCATCGATCGCGACGGCTACCACTACACCTTCTACGACGCGATCCGCCTGCTGAAGTCCACGGATGGCAACGAGCGGGACGCGCCGCTACGTCCGATCGCGTCGACGTCGATCACCGAGGGCCTTCCCGAGGAGGCGAAGCGCGAGGTGACGCGGATCCTCGGGATCTCGATGACCTACGACGGCCACCTCGCCGTCGCGTCCAAGGGCGGGCTCTTCATCTTCGACCGGGAACTCGTGCGCAAGGATGTTCTCCTCTTCCCGCCCGGTGAGCACGTGGAGAACTCGATCGCGGTCGACGAGAAGCGCATCTACGTCGTCACTTCGAAGGCGATGCGCGGCGTGGCTTGGGACGGGAAGCGCCTCTCGGTCGAAGAGGAAGATGGAGGCTGGGTCTCGCCCTACGAAGCGCTGCCCGAAGGCGAGGCCATCTCGCGGGGGGCGGCGTCGCACGGCTCGGGGACGACGCCGACGCTGATGGGCTTCGGCGACGATGAAGACAAGCTCGTCCTGATTTCCGACGGCAGTCGCGATGGGGCCCAGCTGGTGGCCTTCTGGCGCGACGCGATTCCCGAAGGCTTCGAGCAGAAGCCCGGCACGCCCTCGCGGCGGGTGGCCGACGCGATCCGGATCCAGGTGAGTCCTCTCACCGTCGAGGCCTCGCCGGCGGCCTACGGAACCGGGGTGATCGTCCTCAACTCGACCTATCCCGAGTCGGCACCCGCTCCGCTGAACATCATCGGCAATGCGTTCCTGGCGGGCGAGACGCGTCCGGCCCCGCGCGGTGCCCAGAAGTTCGATTGGAACGTCGCGGAGAACCGCTTCGAGGAGGGCTGGTTCCTCGAAGACATCGACAACACGGACTGGATGCCGCCGGCGATCTCTCCGCAGAACGGCCTCGCCTACGTCGCCACGCGCGTCGACAGCGTGTACGAGTACCGGGCGATCGATTTCGCCACCGGTGAGACCGTCGCCCGTTGGACGTTTCCCGACGACTCGGTGCTCTGGAACAACTGGGGCGGGATCACGACGCTGCTCGAGGACGGCGATCTGCTCCTGGGCGGCTGGTTCGCCGTCAAGCGCTACGACGTGGGACACCTGCGCTAGCGCGCCGCACCGGCGCCTTGCTCAGGTTTCGCCGCGCCCGCGCCGCGCGCGCTCGGCGAGGAAAGCCCGGGTGCGAGATGCGCACTCCGGGTCCGCCTCCCCCGACACGAGGATCGGGTTCAGGTCGGTCGCGCCGCTCGCATCGAGCCTCGCCAGGCCGGCCTCGAGGGTCTGTTCGTTCCCCACGATCGCGAGCTCGCTCACGCGCTCGAAGCCCTGGGTCTGCATCGTGCGCTGGTATGG is a window of Myxococcota bacterium DNA encoding:
- a CDS encoding FAD-dependent monooxygenase, coding for MAQFEVPFLVVGAGPVGMIEALLLAHRGRRCFVAERRAGPQTAPAAHVVNARTFEICRQAGLDMAAVEAACKRPEDAGHVRFVTRLAGESIGHLPFERQGEECLRFTPTPLRNLSQHRFEPILVEALRKEPNIDLRYGWQWEESRQDASGVSSTLRDLDSGERHEVRSRYVIAADGAGSRVRRSLGIEMQGPPRLESFLMIHFGANLREIVRDRPGVLHFVMDPEVRGAFIAHDIDREWVFMHGFDPDAESEDDFDDARCRELVSNAIGCEVPLEILHKGSWHMSSQVADGMRKERIFLAGDAAHRFPPTGGLGLNSGFQDAHNLAWKLCAVEDGWAPPALLDTYAAERLPVAHENTQQSLKNALKMVLLPQALGTDTEPTRARIEAALADPQTRAAAEVAVQEQAEHFDMLGLQLGYIYGAGALVPEGTPPKLESARDYVPTAHPGARLPHAWIDVAGERRSTLDLIEGDGLTLLSVGAHEAWADAIVEAGDVPIRLVRMGNDFQFSDDERSDDGWRTTCGLDSNGALLIRPDQHVAWRAPTLPDAPRTALESALTHILGEPT
- a CDS encoding glucose 1-dehydrogenase; translated protein: MTGFEGKVAIVTGAARGTGAAVAERFCAEGARVVLGDVRDDAGAATAARLGGHASFVRHDVTDATQWSALVRRTLDQFGRIDILVNNAGVLHQGAIERTSEHDFRRLLEVNTLGPFLGIQAVAPPMREQGAGSIVNVGSIDSLAAMNGLTAYCASKFGLRGLAKAAALELGRDGIRVNTVCPAGGNPEMYAPWMDQVMGFLDETLAYNENRGIPGSAPIESIVDAIAFLAGDASRHCTGVDLPVDGGATAGCFVPGFNTL
- a CDS encoding TIGR03619 family F420-dependent LLM class oxidoreductase is translated as MQFSLSTQFTNTADFLELAPVVESHGYGEMVMGDHLVYHEQIASKYPYGKSDERMWHRETEWPDVWVASGMMAAVTKTLLFSQAVYVLPQRDPVLVAKAAGTAAFLSGGRMRIGVGLGWTREEFELVGVPFERRGARTDEMIEVMRKLWTGDTVEHHGEFFDLPPMTMRPPVEGGVPIVIGGISKPAMRRAARLGDGWAPAYLTVEQTRAGLEEIAAMRVEAGRSGPFEVCTACVDAFDLDGYRRMRDAGVTFATTAPWVLYGKPLIDPPRDVVFDSVRRFADEIIAKL
- a CDS encoding SDR family oxidoreductase; amino-acid sequence: MDLGIRDRQAIVCASSRGLGRACAEALAREGVHVTLNGRDAGTLKETAEAIRAAHGVRVETVVGDIAAETTQRALLDACPAPDILVNNNGGPPPGRFADWDREAWLAALDANMLAPLAMIRAVLEGMCERSFGRIVNITSAMVKTPRAPMGLSTGARTGLTSMSKALAHDVAASNVTINNLLPERIDTARQRGMAELHAKLGGITLEEAYDAMKATIAAGRLGRPEEFGDACAFLCSAQAGFISGQNLQLDGGSYAGLI
- a CDS encoding fumarylacetoacetate hydrolase family protein, which encodes MTTQVVRYRQGSATRWGIVDGDAVAPLEGDYPTTRAFMREGAERARAGATSGETLALADVEVLCPITSDRQFLCQAINYHSHMRESGIDPASSPFNIFFRKASSCLAPATTDIVSPAHVEFLDYEVEIGLVFSQDVSAPIDVRVANLGDYVGGLVLLNDVSARDVQLPEMQFYKGKSYRTFGPAGPFLTLVSADELARFDELRLQLSVNGEERQNSLASDMVHKPAPSLTELSGLQDWEAGDLLATGTPGGCALQAPAKPLALVAQIVSPARRQALLRRVAANNPKRLRPGDVVEARVRTDDGAIDLGVQRNKVVAAAG
- a CDS encoding VOC family protein encodes the protein MTEPTIKAKRLSYVRVGAPDLGKAEAFLLEFGLEVAARAGGAVYLRGTDANPHCYVLTQGAPGVHAIAFEADEEADLAKLAQLPGASAIEKLDEPAGGQVVRLRDPQGTTVEVVHGQSALDAIDPAPSHAFNMDGKRLRAGPLPSVRPGPSHVRRLGHLVLESADPASVYDWYHAHLGLRKADEVRLPDGTTQMRFAHLDRGPDFVDHHVVGFQYALDEGARVQHVAFEVGNFDDLMAGHEYLKKKKYKNVWGIGRHRFGGQIFDYWSSPWGVIHEHWTDTDLVNEDNVPTDADVAGLQDYWGPPPTPAFLVARWNWKAIQNVASLLGARLRGARS
- a CDS encoding TetR/AcrR family transcriptional regulator, producing the protein MPDTSGARRTRGHKKKERTRRQLVEAGLRVLASKGQGLTVSDVVAEADVSNGTFYNYFADREVLLEALAEHTALSLAAAAAREPIEDPARRFAMATTRVLLHAREDETWARVMLRLLGRPGSGIELARYLREDLADGAASGRFDFAPEPGRSGADGVLPDDATLDQVTGLVAMTIRRMVEGHAAPDAPEQAVQRGLRALGVDAREAAALAADAAAAARRTHAD